The Papaver somniferum cultivar HN1 chromosome 3, ASM357369v1, whole genome shotgun sequence genome includes a region encoding these proteins:
- the LOC113357104 gene encoding BEL1-like homeodomain protein 4 yields the protein MEVVAVATTPTRIQVLPLHLFSDHHHHHHHHHRRSSIQHIINKSTTTRNSSSFVSKIELNFVNNSMSQGFHQGIINFSNGFDRSTTTLHSQDQQMADQPSSSQRDINRFRVQGYEQPTVAAAPMGSLEEDQASTSHHHQLPVGYETGAGMLSEMFNFQSIPTTTSTDMLEEQNQMSMNYRLLSRHSSSSAAAMQLFQMNPQQRSPSPPPPPQQQQQHQQHLQGFHLSTAATAAEEVTFDGNPISVSQFMTWVPSNNDNVEAVNSSSATTGKIGGLSLSLSSLQHLEAAKQEEFRMGDGGFFYYNQQLENLGSHHHHPPHQQQQHLQPLRLQGLGHGNLLSSSSQQQHHHHQVHGGFSSPSTVGVVNVLRNSKYMKATQELLEEFCSVGSRGHHHLKNHKRLARRNSNPNTNQVGGSGGDNIAGSSSSSKDVTPPLSAADRIEHQRKKVSLLSMLDEVDRRYNYYCEQMQMVVNTFDSVMGYGAATPYTTLAQKAMSGHFRCLKDAISTQLKQTSELLGDKEGTSGSGVTKGETPRLRLLDQSLRQQRAFHQMGMMEQEAWRPQRGLPERSVTILRAWLFEHFLHPYPSDADKHLLARQTGLSRNQVSNWFINARVRLWKPMVEEMYQQESKEAEEMTTTTDHDERDQYHQFHRARNSNQQQDYQKTTTNTTPPSQPITTTQPTAATTTTDATVIAAAAGMRSEIDAIENDPSSSSSSLNAININCSSETTNNIYTTSSTFHNNDIPPSSIILSNNQQRMLGNDTGSRGRMTLNNSPVTHEYGSTSSSVSNAHHDMESTLIRFGTASGDVSLTLGLRHAGNVPTENRFPVRDRF from the exons ATGGAAGTAGTAGCAGTAGCAACAACACCAACAAGAATACAAGTACTACCTTTACATCTATTCtctgatcaccatcatcatcatcatcatcatcatcgccgCTCATCAATTCAGCACATCATCAACAAGAGTACTACTACTAGAAATAGTAGTAGTTTCGTATCAAAAATAGAGCTTAATTTTGTAAATAATTCTATGTCCCAAGGCTTTCATCAAGGGATCATCAATTTCTCAAATGGGTTTGATAGATCGACGACGACGTTGCACAGTCAAGATCAACAGATGGCTGATCAACCTAGCAGCAGCCAAAGAGATATTAACAGATTTAGGGTTCAAGGATATGAACAACCGACGGTAGCAGCAGCACCTATGGGTTCTTTAGAAGAAGATCAAGCTTCAACTAGTCATCATCATCAGCTTCCCGTTGGATATGAAACAGGAGCAGGTATGTTATCAGAAATGTTCAATTTCCAGTCAATCCCTACAACAACGTCGACCGACATGCTGGAAGAACAGAATCAAATGTCCATGAATTATCGATTACTAAGCCGGCATAGTTCATCATCTGCTGCTGCCATGCAACTATTCCAAATGAACCCTCAACAAAGATCACcttctcctccaccaccaccacaacaacaacagcaacaccaACAACATCTTCAAGGGTTTCATCTATCTACGGCAGCAACGGCAGCGGAAGAAGTAACGTTTGATGGTAATCCAATATCAGTTAGTCAATTCATGACATGGGTGCCAAGTAATAACGATAATGTAGAGGCAGTTAATAGTAGTAGTGCTACTACTGGTAAAATTGGTGGACTTTCACTTTCTCTGTCTTCATTACAACACTTAGAAGCAGCAAAACAAGAAGAATTTAGAATGGGTGATGGTGGATTTTTCTATTACAACCAACAATTAGAGAATTTAGGAAGTCATCATCACCACCCAcctcaccaacaacaacaacatctgcAACCCTTACGTTTGCAAGGATTGGGTCATGGTAACCTACTTAGTAGTAGTAGccaacaacaacaccaccaccaccaagttCATGGTGGATTTTCATCTCCTTCAACAGTTGGAGTGGTGAATGTTTTAAGGAATTCTAAATATATGAAAGCTACTCAAGAATTGTTAGAAGAGTTTTGTAGTGTTGGAAGTAGAGGACATCATCATCTGAAGAATCATAAAAGGCTGGCTAGGAGAAACTCAAACCCTAACACTAATCAAGTTGGTGGTAGTGGTGGGGATAATATTGCTgggtcttcttcatcttccaaggatGTCACTCCTCCTTTATCAGCGGCTGATAGGATTGAACATCAGAGGAAGAAAGTTTCCCTACTGTCCATGCTTGATGAG GTTGACAGAAGATACAACTACTACTGCGAACAAATGCAAATGGTGGTGAATACATTTGATTCAGTAATGGGTTATGGTGCAGCAACTCCATATACAACACTAGCTCAAAAAGCAATGTCAGGACATTTTCGATGTCTTAAAGATGCAATCTCGACTCAATTAAAACAAACATCTGAACTTCTTGGTGATAAAGAAGGAACTTCAGGCTCTGGGGTTACTAAAGGAGAAACACCTCGTCTTCGTTTACTCGACCAAAGTCTTCGGCAACAACGAGCATTTCATCAAATGG GTATGATGGAGCAAGAAGCTTGGAGACCTCAAAGAGGGTTGCCGGAACGTTCTGTCACCATTCTAAGAGCGTGGCTTTTTGAGCATTTTCTTCACCC GTACCCTAGTGATGCAGATAAGCATTTGTTAGCTCGTCAGACTGGTTTATCAAGGAATCAG GTATCAAATTGGTTCATCAATGCCAGAGTTAGATTGTGGAAACCCATGGTGGAAGAAATGTACCAACAAGAAAGCAAAGAAGCAGAAGAGATGACAACAACAACAGATCATGATGAGAGAGACCAATATCATCAATTTCATAGAGCGAGAAACAGCAACCAACAGCAAGACtaccaaaaaacaacaacaaatacgACACCACCATCACAACCAATTACAACAACTCAACCaactgcagcaacaacaacaacagacgcAACAGTTATAGCAGCAGCTGCAGGCATGAGATCCGAAATTGATGCCATAGAAAATGACCcatcgtcgtcatcatcatcactcAATGCAATCAATATAAATTGCTCATCAGAAACTACCAATAATATCTACACTACCAGCTCTACATTTCATAATAATGACATACCACCATCATCCATAATATTGAGCAATAATCAACAAAGGATGTTAGGAAATGACACGGGCAGCCGGGGTCGTATGACACTAAACAACAGCCCAGTGACACATGAATACGGGTCGACCTCCTCATCGGTTTCCAATGCTCATCACGATATGGAATCAACACTTATAAGATTTGGAACAGCTTCTGGCGATGTATCTCTCACCTTAGGGCTTCGACATGCTGGGAATGTGCCTACCGAGAATCGGTTTCCGGTTAGAGATCGATTTTAG